A stretch of the Phycisphaerales bacterium genome encodes the following:
- a CDS encoding DUF547 domain-containing protein — translation MSDPPSERAPMTLPDTDRWTTEAEVPWSFTYKPYEEVLRKFVDDKGLVDYAGLLTDRQALDRFLVGVSRLEMSTYRLWSMREQEAFWINLYNALLLKVATDFYPIAPEPFDPEYPRDSIRQLGDVFTKSSIEVLGGTMTPDNIEKKVLRDSFDDPRVHVALVCAAKGCPPLRQEPYLGDKIDKQLKDQLDRMVNDPRYFLLQKEEHRVYLSELFKWYGDEYVELYNTSEAPKRRNESESAALNYIGTALSPEDQIYLRKEKYGVLYIPYDWSLNDQASSSTSTKSNLDPRP, via the coding sequence GTGAGCGACCCACCTAGCGAGCGGGCGCCAATGACCCTGCCCGACACTGATCGGTGGACAACTGAGGCAGAAGTACCCTGGTCGTTTACCTACAAACCCTACGAAGAAGTACTCCGTAAATTTGTTGATGACAAGGGCCTTGTCGACTATGCCGGCCTGCTGACAGACCGTCAAGCACTGGATCGCTTTCTCGTTGGCGTGAGTCGACTCGAAATGAGTACCTATCGCCTTTGGTCAATGCGAGAACAAGAGGCCTTCTGGATCAACCTCTATAACGCACTTCTTCTGAAGGTAGCAACTGACTTTTACCCAATTGCACCAGAGCCATTCGATCCGGAATATCCGCGCGATAGTATCCGTCAACTGGGCGATGTTTTTACAAAAAGTTCAATTGAAGTACTTGGTGGCACAATGACACCAGACAACATTGAAAAGAAAGTCCTTCGAGACAGTTTCGATGACCCGCGTGTTCATGTTGCACTCGTATGTGCCGCCAAAGGCTGCCCACCACTGCGACAAGAGCCCTATCTTGGTGACAAGATAGACAAACAACTCAAAGACCAACTCGATCGCATGGTCAATGATCCACGGTATTTCTTACTACAGAAAGAAGAACATCGCGTTTATCTGTCAGAGTTGTTCAAATGGTATGGCGATGAGTATGTTGAACTTTACAACACATCAGAGGCTCCAAAAAGACGAAATGAGTCTGAGTCTGCTGCGCTTAACTACATAGGCACCGCACTATCGCCCGAAGATCAGATCTATCTACGGAAGGAAAAATACGGTGTTCTGTATATCCCGTATGACTGGTCTCTCAACGACCAAGCATCTTCCTCTACTTCAACTAAAAGTAACCTCGATCCAAGGCCTTGA
- the neuC gene encoding UDP-N-acetylglucosamine 2-epimerase: MSRTIAVITTSRADYSHLYWPLQAIKKDPNINLRLIAIGSHFAPTFGNTADQIHADGFDVDASVECLINSDSDVGMAKTIGVAVQSLADLLGQMRPDLLLLIADRYEMLAPAAVALALRIPIAHIEGGEISEGAIDHAVRNALTMMSHIHFAPTEEAAQRIREMGEEPWRIHCVGAPSLDHLRYSKLPDQDQLDKLLGWRIEQPPCVVAYHPVTMSRDTTYEVDAVFEALELIEQPIAFCFPNADAGSHQIIDRAHRFCRDKENRHVHINLAPTTYWALLREAALMVGNSSSGIMEAASLELPVVNIGMRQQGRLRAPNVIDAAPQTGSIRAAISKANDRHFRESLQGMRNPYGDGRAAERIARVLSDVELNDDLLVKKAPALKQSIHRDSQQPQVTNG; encoded by the coding sequence GTGTCACGTACTATTGCAGTCATTACTACCTCACGAGCCGACTACAGCCATCTTTACTGGCCATTGCAGGCCATTAAGAAGGATCCCAATATCAACCTGCGTCTGATTGCGATCGGATCGCACTTCGCACCCACGTTCGGCAATACCGCCGATCAAATTCATGCTGATGGTTTCGACGTAGATGCCAGTGTTGAGTGCCTCATCAATAGCGATTCTGATGTCGGCATGGCTAAGACGATTGGAGTTGCTGTCCAGAGTCTTGCCGATCTGCTTGGCCAAATGAGACCGGATCTATTACTGCTCATTGCTGATCGCTATGAGATGCTGGCCCCTGCTGCGGTTGCATTGGCACTCCGCATTCCCATTGCTCACATCGAAGGCGGCGAGATAAGCGAGGGAGCCATCGATCATGCTGTGCGAAATGCATTGACGATGATGAGCCATATTCATTTCGCGCCAACAGAAGAGGCTGCGCAGCGTATTCGTGAAATGGGCGAGGAGCCATGGCGCATCCACTGCGTCGGCGCACCATCACTGGATCATCTGCGCTACAGCAAGTTGCCCGATCAAGATCAACTCGACAAACTGCTCGGCTGGAGGATAGAACAACCTCCATGTGTAGTGGCCTATCATCCTGTCACAATGTCTCGAGATACAACGTACGAAGTAGACGCTGTGTTTGAAGCATTAGAACTCATTGAGCAACCTATTGCCTTCTGTTTTCCGAATGCTGACGCCGGAAGTCATCAGATTATCGATCGAGCACATCGCTTCTGTCGCGACAAAGAAAATCGACATGTTCACATCAATTTGGCACCCACTACCTATTGGGCGTTGCTACGAGAAGCAGCATTGATGGTTGGCAACTCAAGCAGTGGAATTATGGAGGCCGCCTCACTTGAGCTGCCTGTTGTCAATATCGGCATGAGACAGCAAGGACGCCTACGAGCTCCAAACGTCATTGATGCAGCGCCTCAGACAGGTTCCATCAGAGCTGCTATCTCCAAAGCAAACGACCGCCACTTCCGAGAATCACTTCAAGGCATGCGTAATCCATATGGAGATGGAAGAGCAGCCGAGCGAATTGCTCGGGTACTTAGCGATGTTGAGCTCAATGATGATCTACTTGTCAAAAAAGCGCCGGCACTTAAACAATCGATTCATCGGGATTCA